The region ATTGCCACATGCATATTTACTCCTAATAATGACATCTGGATATAAGATGAATAATCCAGACGATTATGACAGACTGGTATGTGCCGAAATTCCTGACCCAATAAGGTTTCCTAAAATGCATGATCTTATCAAAAGTCACATGATGCACGGTCCTTGTGGTAGCTTACGAGAAAAAAGTCCATGTATGCATGGTGTGCCAAAAAAATGTTGTTTCAGATATCCTAGGCAATTCAATGAAAAGACATCACAAGGAGAGGACTCATATCCATTATATCGAAGGACAAATAATGGAATTGAGGTGACTGTAAGAAATACAAAATTGGATAATAGATGGGTGGCTCCATACAACCCAAAGTTGTTAATGATGTTCAATTATCATATCAACGTTGAGGTTTGTTCGAGTATAAACTCTGTGAAGTACCTCTTCAAATATGTTTATAAGGGCCATgaaaaacaagttatccatattgaTAAAGACCAAGAAAATGTTGTTATTAATGAGATACGAAAGTTTCAAGACGCACGTTGTGTATCCCCTCCTGAGGAATTATGGCGAGTTTTTAGCTTTCCTCTTTCACAAATCTCCCCTTGTGTGATGGCCTTGCAAATACATCTCCCGAATCAACAGTTGGTTAGGTTCAAAGACGGTGACAGAATGGAAGACATTGTTGatagagagaaagaaaaaaaattcaatgttGACGGCATTTTTCAAGAAGAATAAAGAAGATTCCAATGTGAGAAAATATTTGTATAAGGATTTTCCCAAACATTATACATGGAATTGGAGCAAACATTGTTGGAGGACCAGGAAACATAAATCAATGATTGGTTGACTGGTTTATGCTAATCCAACTGAAG is a window of Lactuca sativa cultivar Salinas chromosome 1, Lsat_Salinas_v11, whole genome shotgun sequence DNA encoding:
- the LOC111899443 gene encoding uncharacterized protein LOC111899443; this translates as MARRVGQRVVLPASFIGGPRDMRQRFLDAMDLVQDDGRPDIFLTMTCNPKWKEIDDELLPGQSTQDRLDLVARVFHAKLEYLKVQLFQRHIIGVVGSYVYVMEFKKRGLPHAYLLLIMTSGYKMNNPDDYDRLVCAEIPDPIRFPKMHDLIKSHMMHGPCGSLREKSPCMHGVPKKCCFRYPRQFNEKTSQGEDSYPLYRRTNNGIEVTVRNTKLDNRWVAPYNPKLLMMFNYHINVEVCSSINSVKYLFKYVYKGHEKQVIHIDKDQENVVINEIRKFQDARCVSPPEELWRVFSFPLSQISPCVMALQIHLPNQQLVRFKDGDRMEDIVDREKEKKFNVDGIFQEE